In Leptospira ellinghausenii, the following proteins share a genomic window:
- a CDS encoding PP2C family protein-serine/threonine phosphatase, with translation MKEVKPYISILVPIQFVLFFLLIFSIQNCFDLHSESKQEIQLQQSIYLIDRYYYWSSEEIFDPETIQESKWIPISDKTLGFKKREKEYLYIKFSDQFIRQLQSPILFAEIALETFKVFQGKENVYISKEFDFIFPHLIPLSPEPKGFIYIQFQSRYKNFIGLDRDVIFKNHTKALIDLFMENLSKTFFSPILLVLSFIFMGFYFLRRKELIFLNFSILLLSASLIEVLNGFVGFSLRQYAFYLVPITFINFTFFPFAFLLFLISVFPPFFKKVFKFIAILHIFVFLTSIVRNYDLGVSFLNSEEDYNWIVVLEAIVAILSSIYVFLKGNRQIREIILGILVIVSAGLHDTLVDLEILHYQIRFIHYGFFLMLGFFGYYVFKHYWELLHSINRMNTELRTKNKELQRLIQIDKDLALAHALQKSLLSSKYNEDDKIRIIGFSQNLESVGGDYFDHTKDSMGNWAFLIADVSGHGISSAMVAAMSKMAFVGAGPYLQFPARVFHLMNRHLVGKTKNLFITASYLFIDTESYTATFSNAGHPSFYLIRNTEKDVIQLTAKGKPLGLFSQQSYAEDTVGIKPKDKILLYTDGIFDLLNEYGESFGEDRLKSLLWEYRYYNIQDLSSILQDSLFRFSNGWKHQMDDLSFLLIEIK, from the coding sequence TTGAAAGAAGTCAAACCATATATATCCATTCTGGTTCCGATTCAATTTGTTCTTTTTTTCCTTCTGATTTTTTCCATCCAAAATTGCTTTGACCTTCATTCCGAAAGCAAACAAGAAATCCAATTACAACAATCTATTTATCTGATTGATCGGTACTATTATTGGTCTTCGGAAGAAATTTTTGACCCAGAAACAATCCAAGAATCAAAATGGATACCGATTTCTGATAAAACATTAGGCTTTAAGAAAAGGGAAAAAGAATATTTATATATCAAATTTAGTGATCAGTTCATACGACAACTTCAAAGCCCAATACTATTTGCAGAGATTGCTTTAGAAACCTTTAAAGTTTTCCAAGGTAAAGAGAATGTTTATATTTCAAAAGAATTTGATTTTATATTTCCACATTTGATTCCACTTAGTCCTGAACCAAAAGGATTTATTTACATTCAATTCCAGTCTCGATATAAAAATTTTATAGGATTGGACCGCGACGTAATTTTTAAAAATCATACAAAAGCCTTGATTGATTTGTTTATGGAGAATCTTTCTAAAACTTTTTTTTCCCCCATATTGTTAGTGTTATCTTTTATATTCATGGGTTTTTATTTCTTGCGCAGAAAAGAATTGATTTTTTTAAATTTTTCAATTCTTCTTTTGTCCGCTTCGCTCATTGAAGTCTTAAATGGATTTGTTGGATTTTCATTACGTCAGTATGCTTTCTATTTAGTTCCGATAACATTTATCAATTTCACTTTTTTCCCTTTTGCTTTTCTGTTATTTTTGATTTCAGTATTTCCTCCTTTTTTTAAGAAAGTTTTTAAGTTCATCGCGATTCTACATATCTTTGTTTTTTTAACTTCTATCGTTCGAAATTATGATTTAGGAGTCTCATTTCTAAATAGTGAGGAAGATTATAATTGGATTGTTGTATTGGAAGCAATCGTTGCCATCTTATCTTCTATCTATGTATTTTTGAAAGGGAATCGACAAATAAGGGAAATTATCTTAGGTATCCTAGTCATTGTATCTGCCGGACTTCATGATACACTTGTGGATTTGGAAATTTTGCATTACCAAATTCGATTCATTCACTATGGTTTTTTTCTAATGTTGGGATTTTTTGGTTATTATGTGTTCAAACATTATTGGGAATTGTTGCATTCAATCAATCGAATGAACACCGAACTACGAACAAAAAATAAAGAACTCCAACGATTGATACAAATTGATAAAGATTTAGCCTTAGCACATGCCTTACAAAAATCACTATTGTCTTCCAAATACAATGAGGACGATAAAATTCGTATCATTGGTTTTTCACAAAATTTGGAATCTGTCGGGGGAGATTATTTTGATCATACAAAAGATAGTATGGGCAATTGGGCTTTTTTAATCGCAGATGTGTCTGGTCATGGAATTTCTTCTGCAATGGTAGCTGCCATGTCTAAAATGGCATTTGTAGGCGCAGGCCCCTATTTACAATTTCCAGCAAGGGTATTTCACCTGATGAATCGACACTTGGTTGGAAAAACAAAAAATCTCTTCATTACCGCTTCTTATCTTTTTATCGATACAGAATCATATACAGCTACATTTAGCAATGCTGGACATCCTAGTTTTTACCTAATTCGAAACACTGAAAAAGATGTGATACAACTGACAGCAAAGGGAAAACCTTTGGGTCTTTTTTCCCAACAATCATATGCAGAGGATACAGTAGGGATCAAACCAAAGGATAAAATATTACTCTACACAGATGGGATTTTTGACTTACTAAATGAATATGGAGAAAGTTTTGGTGAAGATAGGCTCAAATCATTGTTATGGGAATATCGTTACTACAACATCCAAGATTTATCGAGTATCTTACAAGATTCCTTATTTCGTTTTTCCAATGGTTGGAAACACCAAATGGATGATTTAAGTTTTTTACTCATAGAAATCAAATAG
- a CDS encoding rhomboid family intramembrane serine protease yields the protein MRSFIWEFPLTAGFALFLFLLYPIVSIFMPNLVTEYFIATPGEFEPLNWILSTFFHGSGAHLLSNLFFLLLLGRVVEKRVGKKRWLLFYFMAGFLSVLGDGIVRGFILGDKTPIVGASGSISGLASAATLLSPFRFPISKTKTIPFPVFLFGWMMVYSDVTNVFARDNVAHWAHLGGFFSVFVTSYLLGEKERQEIRQGFLLNFTFFTLTIILLFFINNR from the coding sequence ATGCGATCATTCATTTGGGAATTTCCATTAACCGCTGGTTTTGCCTTATTTTTATTCTTATTGTATCCAATTGTTTCCATTTTTATGCCAAACTTGGTAACGGAATATTTCATTGCAACCCCAGGAGAATTCGAGCCACTCAATTGGATATTATCCACTTTTTTTCACGGATCTGGAGCCCATCTGTTATCCAATTTATTTTTCCTTTTATTACTTGGTAGGGTTGTTGAGAAACGAGTTGGTAAAAAAAGATGGTTGCTGTTTTATTTTATGGCTGGATTCCTTTCAGTGTTAGGCGATGGAATTGTGCGAGGTTTCATTTTAGGAGATAAAACACCTATTGTTGGTGCGAGTGGTTCTATTTCTGGTCTCGCTTCTGCGGCTACTTTGTTATCACCATTTAGATTTCCAATTTCCAAAACCAAAACGATTCCATTTCCAGTATTTTTGTTTGGTTGGATGATGGTTTACTCAGATGTGACCAATGTTTTTGCGAGAGATAATGTGGCTCATTGGGCACACTTAGGTGGTTTTTTCTCAGTATTTGTGACAAGTTATTTATTAGGGGAAAAAGAAAGGCAAGAAATCAGACAAGGCTTTCTTCTCAACTTTACCTTTTTTACATTGACTATCATTCTTCTATTTTTTATCAACAATAGGTAA
- a CDS encoding protein-disulfide reductase DsbD family protein, producing MFSEIQSFIESQLSSGNFTLSTALFLALGGLFAGLLPCVYPLYPITAGILKTRVAKHKWSHPLVYYFGLALMYAIFGLIAGVSGGVFNSFLRFPETQLVLAILLFVLGLSVAEFLYFPFFSGDLKNSVNVNYANTFFLGMGAGLLSSPCVGPVVVSILVQLINYQTEGFKILPILFTSFKMFLFGMGLGIPFLMIGVFGLSLPKSGKWMKYIQWSLAILIFYFSFTYLEKAFDLWGLAKGLSSKVFLLWTVALSFLYLQKKEGTTTEKMKQSLYQIVSITALLILFLFLNLSLWKQNFGNAIPNVNSSNQEMKEEHGNLVWYRNESDVIRLANDKNMPIFIDFYADWCTNCKEFQKLTLRNKDWNETFHKDVILWKVYDTDPIFETFVSKPEYPELKIGLPFFLILSPDGKLLYKSNDYLDTKGMISAIRNFYNNTK from the coding sequence ATGTTTTCTGAAATCCAATCCTTTATTGAATCGCAATTGTCTTCTGGCAATTTTACTTTATCGACAGCTTTATTTTTAGCCCTCGGTGGATTATTTGCTGGGTTACTTCCTTGTGTGTATCCGTTGTATCCGATCACGGCTGGAATTTTAAAAACAAGAGTCGCCAAACACAAATGGTCTCATCCACTCGTGTATTATTTTGGTTTAGCATTGATGTATGCGATCTTTGGATTGATCGCAGGGGTCAGTGGGGGAGTATTTAATTCCTTTTTACGATTTCCCGAAACTCAATTGGTTTTAGCAATATTGTTATTTGTCTTGGGTTTAAGTGTTGCTGAATTTTTATATTTTCCATTCTTTTCTGGTGATCTAAAAAATTCGGTAAACGTAAATTATGCGAATACATTCTTTTTAGGAATGGGAGCCGGATTATTGTCTTCACCTTGTGTTGGGCCTGTAGTTGTTTCCATACTTGTCCAACTCATCAATTACCAAACAGAAGGATTCAAAATTTTACCGATCCTTTTCACTTCTTTTAAAATGTTTTTATTTGGAATGGGACTAGGGATTCCATTTTTAATGATAGGTGTATTTGGATTGTCACTCCCTAAATCAGGAAAGTGGATGAAATACATACAATGGTCATTGGCTATACTCATCTTCTATTTTTCTTTTACATACCTTGAAAAGGCCTTTGATTTATGGGGATTGGCAAAAGGATTAAGCTCAAAAGTTTTTCTCCTTTGGACCGTTGCTCTTTCGTTTTTGTACCTTCAAAAAAAAGAGGGAACAACCACAGAAAAGATGAAACAATCTCTCTATCAAATTGTATCCATCACTGCTTTACTCATTTTGTTCTTATTTTTGAATCTATCATTATGGAAACAAAACTTCGGAAATGCGATTCCCAATGTCAATTCTTCAAACCAAGAAATGAAGGAAGAACATGGAAATTTGGTTTGGTACCGAAATGAAAGTGATGTAATTAGATTAGCAAACGATAAAAATATGCCAATTTTCATTGATTTTTATGCGGATTGGTGTACGAACTGTAAGGAATTTCAGAAACTTACACTGAGAAACAAAGATTGGAACGAAACCTTTCATAAGGATGTGATTTTATGGAAGGTTTATGATACAGATCCCATATTTGAAACATTTGTCTCAAAGCCAGAGTATCCCGAATTAAAAATTGGATTACCTTTCTTTTTGATTCTTAGTCCAGATGGAAAACTTTTATATAAATCCAACGACTACCTGGATACCAAAGGAATGATTTCGGCTATCCGTAATTTTTACAATAATACTAAGTGA
- a CDS encoding zinc-binding dehydrogenase gives MKAAVLPQGSKSLEIQELELPRLLPNQVKVKVKACGICGSDIHLILHGKMKATYTPCVPGHETSGVVTEIGEQITKLKVGDRVVVSAGTSCGKCKHCLAGRENLCEHIGVIGFNQRGGFAEYIQTEERYLHVLPDEIPFAEGAILADAVSTPYHAIKYQGELKAGESVAIIGCGGLGIHAVAIAKALGAGKIFAIDIDSGSLENAKSYGADELILVEKNMQVGKVLKEKSGGIDLLCDFTGFMPNIESSVRAMNRGGRIVLVGIGRNKLEIPMPFFLIERQIRITGSYGSDRRAIPELIQLYKDKKLNLTKSISGIHKLEDTNEYLHALEEKKGNPIRFIINPEL, from the coding sequence ATGAAAGCAGCTGTTTTACCACAAGGATCTAAATCCTTAGAGATCCAAGAATTAGAATTACCACGATTATTACCAAACCAAGTGAAAGTGAAGGTAAAGGCTTGTGGGATATGTGGCTCGGATATTCATCTCATTTTGCATGGAAAAATGAAGGCCACTTATACTCCCTGTGTTCCTGGTCATGAAACTTCAGGTGTCGTTACTGAAATCGGTGAACAAATCACAAAATTAAAAGTAGGTGACCGAGTTGTTGTGAGTGCAGGTACCTCCTGTGGAAAATGTAAACATTGTTTGGCAGGGAGAGAAAATCTTTGTGAACATATTGGAGTGATTGGCTTTAACCAAAGAGGTGGTTTTGCAGAATACATCCAAACAGAAGAAAGATACTTACATGTTTTGCCTGACGAAATTCCCTTTGCTGAAGGTGCAATCCTAGCTGATGCTGTCTCCACTCCTTACCATGCAATTAAATACCAAGGAGAACTTAAGGCTGGTGAATCTGTTGCAATCATTGGTTGCGGTGGACTTGGAATCCATGCAGTTGCGATAGCAAAAGCTCTTGGAGCAGGTAAAATTTTTGCAATTGATATTGATAGTGGAAGTTTAGAAAATGCAAAATCATATGGTGCCGACGAACTCATATTAGTTGAAAAAAATATGCAAGTGGGAAAGGTCCTAAAAGAAAAGTCCGGTGGGATTGACCTATTATGTGATTTTACAGGTTTTATGCCAAATATTGAAAGTTCTGTCCGTGCAATGAATCGTGGAGGAAGGATTGTCTTAGTAGGCATCGGTAGAAACAAACTCGAAATTCCTATGCCATTTTTTCTCATTGAAAGACAAATCCGAATTACAGGTTCCTATGGTTCAGATAGAAGGGCCATCCCTGAACTCATCCAACTTTATAAAGATAAAAAGCTAAATCTGACAAAGTCCATCAGCGGAATTCACAAATTGGAAGATACAAATGAGTACCTACATGCGTTAGAAGAAAAAAAAGGGAATCCCATTCGTTTCATCATTAATCCAGAGCTTTAG
- the thyX gene encoding FAD-dependent thymidylate synthase codes for MQQSDFESISRVSVPDLDSILGKPFPILDDGFVRLVDYMGSDESIVQAARVSYGKGTKKVNEDRGLIRYLMRHRHSTPFEMCELKLHVRVPMDTWRQWIRHRMANVNEYSTRYSVAIDSAQTTLPGEWRVQSVGNKQGSDGFLELSKGDHLTKRETEFQKFANDIYNERLELGVAREQARKDLPLATYTEAYWKIDLHNLLHFLALRMDDHAQLEIRLFAKTIGEQIVQKWVPHTWEAFVDYRLSALHLTKYDSEIIAALNRSGKEGARKKAIELGMLDEQGSTAKKSREREELEYKLSQLGFAIPW; via the coding sequence ATGCAACAATCTGATTTCGAATCCATTTCAAGAGTATCCGTTCCCGATTTAGACTCCATTTTAGGAAAACCATTCCCAATTTTGGATGATGGGTTTGTCAGACTCGTTGATTATATGGGTTCAGATGAATCCATCGTTCAGGCAGCACGCGTTTCGTACGGAAAAGGAACAAAAAAGGTAAATGAAGACCGTGGGCTGATTCGGTATTTAATGCGCCATCGCCACAGCACACCATTTGAAATGTGCGAACTCAAACTACATGTCAGAGTACCAATGGACACTTGGCGCCAATGGATTCGCCATAGAATGGCAAATGTCAATGAATACTCTACGCGTTATTCCGTAGCGATCGATTCGGCTCAAACTACTTTACCAGGTGAGTGGCGAGTACAATCGGTAGGGAACAAACAAGGGAGTGATGGATTTTTAGAATTATCCAAAGGTGACCACCTAACAAAACGAGAAACGGAATTCCAAAAATTTGCAAATGATATTTACAATGAAAGATTGGAATTGGGTGTTGCACGTGAACAAGCAAGAAAAGATCTCCCACTGGCAACATATACAGAAGCTTATTGGAAAATTGACCTACATAATTTACTGCATTTTTTAGCCCTACGAATGGATGACCATGCCCAACTTGAAATCCGGTTATTTGCTAAAACCATCGGTGAACAGATTGTTCAAAAATGGGTACCACATACTTGGGAAGCGTTTGTAGACTATCGATTGAGTGCCCTTCATTTGACAAAATATGATTCCGAGATCATTGCAGCTCTAAACCGTTCAGGAAAAGAAGGAGCACGTAAAAAAGCAATCGAACTAGGAATGTTAGACGAACAAGGTTCTACTGCTAAAAAAAGTAGAGAACGTGAGGAATTAGAGTACAAATTATCACAATTGGGTTTTGCCATCCCTTGGTAA
- a CDS encoding adhesin OmpL37 family surface protein — protein sequence MKRFSVILLLLFIAMGETTPDQSSSKATQLIRVSYGLKDNYEFLRILNSTISNRGTEDQKKYFKRCVQHHIESEILHLQMDLGNSYAELRRTQGLLIQLYINVLEDEIEDLEIELGRLARLANGKEKTESKLYLRLGYREIAVAKQKLIIGKNIRPYLYLMKLQELAFSLKSLKQAEKYIVLLGLLHDSVDEFDKESRSFEAMVNEVIRIIVNDKEKYLRLLYDSHFDSYGSLNYYEQIWKQPDLHELASGIPNFDPAYFRNPEEAKIPTFK from the coding sequence ATGAAACGTTTTTCGGTAATACTACTGCTTCTCTTCATTGCAATGGGAGAGACAACGCCGGACCAATCTAGTTCTAAAGCGACTCAGTTAATTCGTGTTAGCTACGGACTTAAGGATAACTACGAGTTTCTACGCATTTTAAATTCAACTATCAGTAATCGTGGGACAGAAGACCAAAAAAAATACTTCAAACGATGCGTACAACACCACATAGAGTCCGAAATCCTTCATTTACAAATGGATTTGGGAAATTCATACGCAGAACTACGTAGAACGCAAGGTTTACTCATACAATTGTACATTAATGTTTTGGAAGACGAAATTGAAGACTTAGAAATTGAGTTAGGAAGACTGGCTCGACTTGCCAATGGAAAAGAAAAAACAGAGAGCAAATTATATTTGAGATTAGGTTATCGCGAAATCGCAGTTGCGAAACAAAAATTAATCATTGGAAAAAACATTCGTCCTTATTTGTATTTGATGAAATTACAGGAGTTGGCGTTTTCCTTAAAATCATTAAAACAAGCAGAGAAGTACATTGTTTTACTAGGATTGTTACACGACTCTGTTGACGAATTCGATAAAGAAAGCCGATCTTTCGAAGCAATGGTCAATGAAGTAATACGAATCATTGTAAATGACAAAGAGAAGTATTTGCGATTATTGTACGATAGCCATTTTGATTCATATGGATCTCTCAATTATTACGAACAAATTTGGAAACAACCTGATTTACATGAACTAGCATCAGGAATTCCAAATTTTGATCCTGCTTACTTTCGAAATCCAGAAGAAGCAAAAATTCCTACCTTCAAATAG
- a CDS encoding alpha/beta fold hydrolase — protein MALEENTLEDRLIKISSRESNKNLMVSPDKIYIFPVPKTTFQFLENIWQSFTNKMVSLVDFNDDPIFNFSIFEVIDQDEMKIVATATHFKLKEIAERRKIPGIEEYIKKSRPIHLADPRNESARFIRKAIIDFNKGLRPEVTFVNLKEEEIHPEKKVLLSETMNHAVGIPLFVNENPIGILWGITKDPIAEEQIRPLTLQLYSLFDVIEFVVAKEMESGNDHYIAQKNIEKADTVSNSRNLFYTTTKDQKEPVTSIIFKSHQYNIEYRMDASFIIPTTDGYAVSLKSFTPEKLNNTGKNLLLIPGFFCRRSVMDKLAKELALKYGYRVFLMDMRGRSRQTMPKHGKKEGWTVDNYIQDDFPEVLRWIRWHYPSERTVVVGHSMGGMIPRFYVSSYEKIKELKEEFNLPQPEEYIAGIVSITSPNYISLKSNFIGLDTLKRGFSMLPHKMISDMILSMASFSMQATIQTIDLKKFFKLILNLHSSLRSFSYNIGTKSLTIKDFVGYKEITPPEWYFLMEDVFCEESVSVIMQFFQSQISNEQSFWSNDGRINYTENFLNNFTMPIYSVVGTVDKIVPEESLTELKDLKSENKVTTYYEQGHLGIIFHGETVRKICKGMDEWIQGLK, from the coding sequence ATGGCACTTGAAGAAAATACGTTGGAAGATCGTTTGATCAAAATTTCCTCCAGAGAAAGTAACAAAAATCTCATGGTTAGCCCGGACAAAATTTACATTTTTCCGGTGCCAAAAACAACCTTCCAATTTTTGGAAAATATTTGGCAATCCTTCACCAATAAAATGGTATCCCTCGTTGATTTTAACGATGATCCCATTTTCAATTTTTCCATTTTTGAAGTCATCGACCAAGACGAGATGAAAATTGTAGCCACTGCCACTCATTTCAAACTGAAAGAAATCGCAGAACGAAGGAAAATTCCAGGCATCGAAGAATACATCAAAAAATCGAGACCCATTCATTTAGCAGATCCAAGAAACGAATCCGCACGTTTTATCCGAAAAGCAATTATCGATTTTAATAAAGGACTTCGTCCTGAAGTCACTTTTGTCAACCTCAAAGAAGAAGAAATCCATCCTGAAAAAAAGGTCCTTCTTTCTGAAACCATGAACCATGCCGTTGGGATTCCACTTTTTGTGAATGAAAATCCAATTGGGATACTTTGGGGGATCACAAAAGATCCAATTGCCGAAGAACAAATCAGACCTCTCACTTTACAATTGTATTCACTTTTTGATGTCATCGAATTTGTTGTGGCGAAGGAAATGGAATCCGGAAACGACCATTACATAGCCCAAAAAAATATCGAAAAAGCTGATACAGTTTCTAACTCTCGAAATCTTTTTTATACAACGACTAAGGACCAAAAAGAACCAGTAACCTCAATTATATTCAAATCCCATCAATATAATATTGAATATAGGATGGATGCTTCATTCATCATACCAACGACTGATGGTTATGCGGTATCCTTAAAAAGTTTTACTCCTGAAAAATTAAACAATACTGGAAAAAATTTACTTTTGATCCCTGGATTTTTTTGTAGGCGATCCGTAATGGACAAACTTGCAAAAGAGTTAGCCTTAAAGTATGGATACCGAGTTTTCCTGATGGATATGAGAGGAAGATCACGACAAACCATGCCAAAACACGGGAAAAAAGAAGGATGGACCGTAGACAATTACATTCAAGACGATTTTCCAGAAGTATTACGATGGATTCGTTGGCATTATCCAAGTGAAAGAACTGTCGTTGTTGGACATAGTATGGGAGGAATGATCCCAAGGTTTTACGTTTCTTCCTATGAAAAAATCAAAGAACTCAAAGAAGAGTTCAACTTACCTCAACCTGAAGAATACATTGCAGGAATTGTATCAATTACTTCGCCCAATTATATTAGTTTAAAATCCAATTTTATTGGATTGGATACATTGAAACGTGGGTTTAGTATGCTCCCTCATAAAATGATTTCGGATATGATTCTGAGTATGGCAAGTTTTTCCATGCAAGCAACCATCCAAACCATTGATTTGAAAAAGTTTTTCAAATTGATCTTAAATTTACATTCAAGCCTACGTAGTTTTAGTTATAATATTGGAACCAAATCCCTCACGATCAAAGACTTTGTGGGATATAAAGAAATTACTCCACCTGAATGGTATTTCCTTATGGAAGATGTGTTTTGCGAAGAATCAGTATCTGTGATCATGCAATTTTTTCAAAGCCAAATCTCGAATGAACAAAGTTTTTGGTCGAATGACGGTCGCATCAATTACACAGAAAATTTTCTAAACAACTTCACAATGCCAATTTATAGTGTAGTAGGAACTGTTGATAAAATTGTTCCAGAAGAAAGTTTAACAGAACTAAAAGATCTAAAATCAGAAAATAAGGTTACCACTTATTATGAGCAGGGACACCTTGGAATCATTTTCCATGGGGAAACAGTTAGAAAAATATGTAAAGGAATGGATGAATGGATCCAAGGATTAAAATAA
- a CDS encoding FecR family protein, whose translation MSLKISLTLLLFLLTSISLSAEEFAVATFTRGKVSFLPASDTSKLWKTLKVNDVLKPGDRIKTGNGSKVDFLYQETEIRIQPNTDFTLKEWNSDKKVAKAFVQNGAAWFRVNGFKKGSFEVSTPTTTAGVRGTAFGVFFEEKEKKGYTCVCEGQVNINGIDFVKGTGGAKKEGATELEKNEYKEMITKDGATVLLNEKRKQMPMLNRCLPCHKPIGWEDKSFTPDETYGKK comes from the coding sequence ATGAGCCTCAAAATCTCTCTAACACTCCTTTTGTTCCTCCTAACGTCGATTTCCCTTTCTGCTGAGGAGTTTGCTGTTGCAACTTTCACACGTGGAAAGGTAAGTTTTTTGCCTGCCTCTGACACTTCTAAACTTTGGAAAACTCTTAAAGTAAACGATGTGTTAAAACCGGGAGATCGGATCAAAACCGGCAATGGATCCAAAGTGGACTTTTTGTACCAAGAGACAGAAATCAGAATCCAACCTAACACAGATTTTACCTTAAAGGAATGGAACTCCGATAAAAAAGTAGCAAAAGCTTTTGTCCAAAACGGTGCTGCTTGGTTTCGTGTGAATGGTTTCAAAAAAGGAAGTTTTGAAGTTTCCACTCCAACAACGACAGCAGGAGTTCGCGGAACTGCATTTGGAGTGTTTTTCGAAGAAAAAGAGAAAAAGGGTTATACTTGTGTTTGTGAAGGACAAGTTAATATCAATGGAATCGATTTTGTGAAAGGGACTGGTGGTGCTAAAAAAGAAGGTGCTACCGAACTTGAAAAAAATGAGTACAAAGAGATGATCACAAAAGACGGAGCAACCGTTTTACTCAATGAAAAAAGAAAACAAATGCCAATGTTAAATCGTTGTCTGCCATGCCACAAACCAATTGGTTGGGAAGATAAAAGTTTTACTCCGGATGAAACCTACGGCAAAAAGTGA
- a CDS encoding SRPBCC family protein has protein sequence MKRILLFAFGTSFLLIGLVVLFLAVGYFQEPKFHKETSEWLKAEPEDIWNYITDIKDLPNRRKEVVAIKILESKPDGTPTKWLETPDMGGYMIFELKEMIPNRKWKIELTDASFKMRGSWTYLLEPKIPGTLVTVIEDSEITSIPVRGAYVLAGRDATLIKEMELIRNRFSGR, from the coding sequence ATGAAACGGATTCTTCTTTTTGCTTTTGGAACAAGTTTTTTGCTGATTGGGCTCGTTGTTTTATTCCTTGCTGTTGGGTATTTCCAAGAACCAAAATTTCACAAAGAAACAAGTGAGTGGCTGAAAGCAGAACCAGAAGACATTTGGAATTATATTACCGATATCAAAGACCTTCCCAATCGCAGAAAGGAAGTGGTAGCGATTAAAATTCTAGAATCAAAACCAGATGGTACGCCCACAAAATGGTTAGAAACACCAGACATGGGTGGGTATATGATATTTGAACTCAAAGAGATGATCCCTAATCGTAAGTGGAAGATTGAACTAACGGATGCCAGTTTTAAGATGCGCGGATCGTGGACTTATCTTCTAGAACCCAAAATTCCTGGAACACTTGTGACCGTGATTGAAGATTCTGAAATCACAAGTATTCCTGTCAGAGGGGCTTATGTACTAGCTGGTCGTGACGCTACCTTAATAAAAGAAATGGAGCTGATCCGAAACCGATTTAGCGGACGTTAG
- a CDS encoding NAD(P)H-dependent flavin oxidoreductase, with protein MKIKTKISEMLKIDLPIIAAPMFLVSYPELVVAVSEAGGIGCFPSLNYRTPEQLREGILEIRSKTKKPIGVNLILHKEHNPNWAKQFEVVMDLKVELIITSLGTPRTIAKEIKANGSALFCDVTTLKHANIVAKSGADALIAVSQGAGGHAGAITPFALIPYLKKETGLPVIAAGAISNGSQMAAALSLGADAVYIGTRFIATPESRAQNEYKQMLIDSSPDEIVYTEKISGIPANWLAKSVERSPDILEDGPKKIAAGHAGGEKAIEQEYKRWRDIWSAGQGVAQIEEVKPAGEIVKEIANEYLQTVNSLPR; from the coding sequence ATGAAAATCAAAACAAAAATTAGCGAAATGCTAAAAATTGATCTACCGATCATTGCCGCACCCATGTTCCTTGTCTCCTATCCGGAGTTAGTAGTTGCCGTTTCAGAAGCTGGAGGTATTGGGTGTTTCCCATCTCTTAATTACAGAACTCCAGAACAATTACGCGAAGGAATTCTGGAAATTCGTTCTAAAACAAAAAAACCAATTGGCGTGAATCTAATTTTACATAAGGAACATAATCCAAATTGGGCAAAACAATTTGAAGTGGTGATGGATTTAAAAGTAGAGTTAATCATCACAAGCTTAGGAACACCTAGGACAATCGCTAAAGAAATCAAAGCAAATGGCTCCGCTTTATTTTGTGATGTGACAACTCTCAAACACGCAAACATTGTCGCAAAATCAGGTGCTGACGCACTCATCGCTGTTTCACAAGGAGCAGGTGGCCATGCAGGTGCAATCACCCCGTTTGCTCTCATTCCTTACTTAAAAAAAGAAACAGGACTTCCTGTAATTGCCGCAGGAGCTATATCCAATGGTTCACAAATGGCTGCAGCTCTTTCTCTTGGGGCCGATGCTGTTTATATTGGTACACGATTTATTGCAACTCCAGAATCTAGGGCACAAAACGAATACAAACAAATGTTAATTGATTCAAGTCCAGATGAGATTGTATATACTGAAAAAATTTCTGGGATTCCTGCCAATTGGTTGGCTAAATCAGTGGAACGTTCACCAGATATTCTGGAAGACGGACCTAAAAAAATTGCCGCGGGACATGCTGGTGGAGAAAAAGCAATCGAACAAGAATACAAACGTTGGAGAGACATTTGGTCAGCTGGCCAAGGTGTTGCACAAATTGAAGAAGTGAAACCAGCTGGTGAGATTGTAAAAGAAATTGCAAATGAATATTTGCAAACTGTTAACTCACTCCCTCGATAA